From the Gymnogyps californianus isolate 813 chromosome 2, ASM1813914v2, whole genome shotgun sequence genome, one window contains:
- the ABITRAM gene encoding protein Abitram, whose amino-acid sequence MAAGGAERYFTRWYKPDVKGRPCEDFCVLQHSNRICVITLAEAHPLLQSGKTIKSINYQISANCSRLQNKVSGKSKRGAQFLTELAPLCRIASSDGEEYTIYSCIRGRLIEVNENILSNPAILQEKPSTEGYIAVVLPKFEESKSVTQGLLTQKEYEEVLLKRLNSSS is encoded by the exons atggcggcgggcggcgcggagcggtACTTTACGCGCTGGTACAAGCCAG ACGTGAAGGGGCGGCCGTGCGAGGACTTCTGCGTGCTGCAGCACTCCAACAG aaTCTGTGTCATCACCTTGGCAGAAGCCCATCCTCTTCttcaaagtggaaaaacaattaaaagcattaattaCCAAATCAGCGCCAACTGTAGCAGACTCCAGAATAAGGTCTCTGGGAAGTCAAAAAGG GGAGCTCAGTTTTTAACAGAACTTGCCCCTCTGTGCAGGATAGCTTCATCAGATGGAGAGGAATACACCATTTATAG TTGCATACGAGGGCGACTGAtagaagtaaatgaaaacattcttaGCAATCCCGCTATTCTGCAAGAAAAG CCATCAACCGAGGGATACATCGCAGTGGTTCTACCCAAatttgaagaaagcaagagTGTAACTCAAGGACTTCTGACACAGAAGGAGTACGAGGAAGTTTTGTTGAAACGTCTTAATTCTTCTTCATGA